The following proteins are co-located in the Camelina sativa cultivar DH55 chromosome 12, Cs, whole genome shotgun sequence genome:
- the LOC104730168 gene encoding protein AIG2 A, with translation MSMLSGGKAAHDLFVYGSLQEPEVVNALLNRVPDRVSAVLSGFHRFRLKGRFYPTILPDGTGEVTGKVLKGITDDELKMLDEFEDVEYDRKAVEVVLTDTSEKLPVETYVWKNKDDPDLYGEWDFEEWKRHDKEGFVTATKKFLEDRRLPEAKTRIDTFKTFFKQDSEDGKPLGS, from the exons atGAGTATGTTGTCAGGAGGGAAAGCTGCTCATGATCTCTTCGTCTATGGCAGTCTCCAGGAACCCGAAGTCGTTAACGCGCTTCTCAATCGCGTCCCTGACCGTGTCTCCGCCGTACTCTCCGGCTT CCACAGGTTTAGACTCAAAGGCCGCTTTTATCCAACAATTCTACCGGACGGTACCGGAGAAGTCACCGGAAAG GTGCTGAAGGGAATCACAGATGATGAACTGAAAATGTTAGATGAGTTTGAGGATGTTGAATACGACAGAAAGGCTGTGGAAGTGGTGCTGACG GATACTTCAGAGAAGCTGCCAGTCGAAACATATGTATGGAAGAACAAAGATGATCCGGATCTTTATGGAGAATGGGATTTCGAG GAATGGAAACGACATGACAAGGAAGGTTTCGTAACAGCGACCAAGAAATTTCTGGAAGATAGGAGATTACCAGAAGCAAAGACGAGGATCGACACATTCAAAACGTTCTTTAAGCAGGATTCTGAGGATGGGAAACCTCTGGGTTCTTGA
- the LOC104717065 gene encoding proteasome subunit beta type-6, producing MDLNLDAPHSMGTTIIGVTYNGGVVLGADSRTSTGMYVANRASDKITQLTDNVYVCRSGSAADSQVVSDYVRYFLHQHTIQQGQPATVKVSANLIRMLAYNNKNMLQTGLIVGGWDKYEGGKIYGIPLGGTVVEQPFAIGGSGSSYLYGFFDQAWKEDMTKEEAEQLVVKAVSLAIARDGASGGVVRTVIINSEGVTRNFYPGDKLQLWHEELEPQNSLLDILNAAGPEPMAM from the exons ATGGATCTCAATCTCGATGCACCGCACTCCATGGGGACGACCATCATCGGCGTCACTTACAACGGAGGTGTCGTCCTTGGAGCCGACTCGCGTACCAGCACCG GGATGTACGTAGCGAACAGGGCTTCTGATAAGATCACTCAACTCACTGATAATGTCTACGTCTGCCGCTCTGGATCG GCTGCTGATTCTCAAGTTGTCTCTGACTATGTTCGCTACTTCCTTCACCAGCATAC AATTCAGCAGGGGCAGCCTGCAACTGTAAAGGTTTCTGCCAACCTTATCAGGATGCTCGCTTATAATAACAAG AACATGCTCCAAACTGGTCTCATCGTCGGAGGATGGGATAAGTATGAGGGTGGGAAGATCTACGGGATTCCACTTGGTGGAACTGTAGTGGAGCAACCATTTGCCATTGGAG gCTCTGGTTCGAGCTATCTTTACGGGTTCTTTGATCAGGCCTGGAAAGAAGACATGACCAAAGAAGAAGCCGAG CAACTTGTTGTGAAGGCGGTATCACTAGCCATCGCCCGTGATGGAGCCAGTGGAGGCGTTGTACGAACTGTCATA ATCAACTCAGAGGGAGTCACGAGAAACTTCTACCCTGGGGACAAGTTGCAGCTTTGGCACGAGGAATTGGAACCCCAAAACTCACTCTTAGACATCCTGAACGCCGCTGGTCCTGAACCAATGGCCATGTGA